The following nucleotide sequence is from Rhizobium sp. NZLR1.
GCGTGCTGGCAAAGATATTGACGCTGTTTCACGGTTGCTTTGACTGGTCTGCTGCTCAGAGAGTGCATTCTCAATCTGAAACTCCGCCACAATCCCGCGCAACTGTTTTGCCTCAAGGGCAAGTGCCGTGCTTGCAGCCGTGGATTCCTCGGCCATGGCTGCATTTTGCTGCGTAACCTGATCCATTCGATTGACTGTCCGGTTGACCTCAAAAAGGGTTGCGGACTGCTCGTTGGAAGCGGCCGTGACGGCATCAAGCTGAGTGTTAATCAGCACTATCTGGTCCACGATGATCTTGAGCGCCTCGCCGGTATCGCGGACCAGCTTGACGCCACTGCTGACCTCATCAACCGAATTGAGGATAAGATCCTTGATCTCTTTTGCTGCATGCGCAGAGCGTTGAGCAAGCTCCCGCACCTCCTGGGCAACCACTGCGAAACCTTTTCCTGCCTCGCCGGATCGTGCCGCCTCGACGCCTGCGTTGAGCGCCAGAAGATTGGTCTGAAACGCGATTTCGTCGATGACCCCGACAATACTGGAGATCTGCGAGGATGACCGTTCGATGCGTTGCATTGCCGCGACAGCGCTGGAGACCACTCCCCCGGAGTGGCGCGCCGACTTGTTTGCCTCGATCGCAACATGTCGCGCCTCCGCTGTGCGCTTTGAGGAACTGGCGACGTTCTGGGTAATTTGATCCAGCGCGGCGGCGGTTTGCTCCAGTGAAGCAGCCTGGTGCTCTGTGCGGCGTGACAGGTCCTGCGCGCTCAAACTGATTTCCTGCGCGCCATCATCTATCGATTCGGTTGCGTTCGACACAGCTCTCAAGCTCTCGGCGAGCTGGGCAACAGCAGCATTGAAGTTCGCCCGCAACGGTTCGAAGTCCTCGGCGAACTTGTCGTCGAGGCTGAACACGAGGTTCCCGTCGGCGAGATGCCTTAGGCCCTCTGCAAGCCCGGTCGTTGCCTCCGCCATATCCCGCGCCCGCTGACGATCGGTCTCGGCGAGACGCGCACGTTCAATCTCGTTTGCGCCACGACTTGTCTCTGCATCCTTTCCGAGATCGCGCGCCCTCAACTCGTTGTCCTTGAAGATCTGTACTGCCCGGGCCATCGATCCGATCTCGTCGCGGCGAATCGTTCCCTCAACAGTCGAAGTAAGATCGCCGTCGGCTATGACCTTCATCGTCGTAACCATCTGTTTGATCGGTTTGACCAACCAGGCGCGAATTGCGAGAAAGCCGAAACACGAGACAGCGAAGAGTGCCACAATAGCTGTTCCCAAACTCAGCACGGACGTGTCACGGACAACGTTTGAAACGCCAGCACGCTTTTGATCTGCGTCGGAAGCGAGTTTTTCCGTGACGGATGTGAATCTTGGTGAGATGGCAGCAAAGGCGGGTTGGCAAAGAGTGAGATAGAGTTGCTGCACCATGGCAAGCTCGGCTTCACTAGTTGCGCCGCGACCAACAGCGATGGCTGCACCACACGTATCGGTCAGGACGGAGAATCCATCCGCCTTCAACTTCGGCAGTTCGCTCTGCTCAGGAACTGCGGCAATCGCCATATCCATGAACCTGACGAAGTTTTCTCGTGCGTCATTCAAGCCAAATTCTGCGCGCGCCCTCGCCTCTTTCGACCGCGTCATCACCATGTCGCTGATGTTGGCACGCGCTATTTCCAGACTTCGGTTCGACTGGGTCAAGCGAAGTGCTGCAGATGCATCTTTGTCGAGAAGCTCCTGATAGCTGTCGT
It contains:
- a CDS encoding methyl-accepting chemotaxis protein — protein: MKHISIVGKFFIIMAVFGVMALGLTFYQSRQMLKVNDSYQELLDKDASAALRLTQSNRSLEIARANISDMVMTRSKEARARAEFGLNDARENFVRFMDMAIAAVPEQSELPKLKADGFSVLTDTCGAAIAVGRGATSEAELAMVQQLYLTLCQPAFAAISPRFTSVTEKLASDADQKRAGVSNVVRDTSVLSLGTAIVALFAVSCFGFLAIRAWLVKPIKQMVTTMKVIADGDLTSTVEGTIRRDEIGSMARAVQIFKDNELRARDLGKDAETSRGANEIERARLAETDRQRARDMAEATTGLAEGLRHLADGNLVFSLDDKFAEDFEPLRANFNAAVAQLAESLRAVSNATESIDDGAQEISLSAQDLSRRTEHQAASLEQTAAALDQITQNVASSSKRTAEARHVAIEANKSARHSGGVVSSAVAAMQRIERSSSQISSIVGVIDEIAFQTNLLALNAGVEAARSGEAGKGFAVVAQEVRELAQRSAHAAKEIKDLILNSVDEVSSGVKLVRDTGEALKIIVDQIVLINTQLDAVTAASNEQSATLFEVNRTVNRMDQVTQQNAAMAEESTAASTALALEAKQLRGIVAEFQIENALSEQQTSQSNRETASISLPARRMLAKVANELGKVSDGRVADRSRQ